The Labilithrix sp. nucleotide sequence CGACGACGATCGCGTTGGGGTACGACCGGATCCCGAAGCGCTCGGTCACGAGGAGGGAGACGTCCGCGTTGCCGGGCGTGGCGGCGACGGCCTCCGTCCACGACGCGGGGTGCGCCTCGAGGAACCCGTTCGCGGCCGCGAGGTCCTCCTCCGGATCGAGGCCGATGATGTCGAGGCCGCGCGGGCGGTACTTCGCGTCGATCTCCTTCAGGTGATCGGCCTCCGCCGCGCAGGGATGGCAGTAGCTCGTCCAGAAGTGGAGGAGGACGTACCGCCCTCTCCGCTCCGAGATCCGATGGCGCTTGCCCGCGACGTCGAGGAACGAGAAGTCCGGCAGCGGGGCGCCGACGGCCAGCTCGAAGAGCTTGTAGTCCGAGCTCGGGCGCTCCTCGAACGCGAACGTCCCCTTGCTCTCGTCGTACGACTTCGGCGCGAGGTAGGTCGTGCCGACGCGGAACACCGGGACGTGCGCGTCGGAGCTCTTGATCGCGGTCTCCCGACTCGAGAGCGGATCGAGCTTGCCGTCGCCGTTCGTGTCCAGCGCGACGTAGCCGTCATCGACTTTACCGCTTTCAATGAAGTCAACGGCGTAACGAACGAGGGTCGGTCTCCCTGCGACGTCGAGCGTCCCTTCGGCCATGTACGTGCTGCTGAAGAGGAAGCGCGACTCCGGCTTCATCCCGCCTTTGCGGCGCAGCG carries:
- a CDS encoding TlpA family protein disulfide reductase — its product is MRPLFVLLPLLAACATHAAPASAPVPAKASAAPAGPRVYAGQLRLVEVEKMPLRMAPARAADIASLPAPLEPGQRAFAGILPLRKALSKLVLVESASGAFLYLKAGLEGPFAAGDRHPFAAPPAESPQSYEAGDEVVAIDRPLSPGGFIDKFALRVVRSLAREEALRRKGGMKPESRFLFSSTYMAEGTLDVAGRPTLVRYAVDFIESGKVDDGYVALDTNGDGKLDPLSSRETAIKSSDAHVPVFRVGTTYLAPKSYDESKGTFAFEERPSSDYKLFELAVGAPLPDFSFLDVAGKRHRISERRGRYVLLHFWTSYCHPCAAEADHLKEIDAKYRPRGLDIIGLDPEEDLAAANGFLEAHPASWTEAVAATPGNADVSLLVTERFGIRSYPNAIVVDPAGNVLAFSEREPLNRAQVLSVLEEKLGK